One genomic segment of Amycolatopsis granulosa includes these proteins:
- a CDS encoding ParB/RepB/Spo0J family partition protein, protein MTERRGGLGRGLAALIPTGPPAGESAASSRPETPPRNGDKDWFTANSEVVPGGEVAGAVYREIPTSAVKPNPRQPRQVFDEDALAELEHSIREFGLMQPIVVRELGNGEYELVMGERRLRASQRAELEYIPAIVRQTADEAMLRDALLENIHRVQLNPLEEAAAYQQLLDEFEVTHEELASRIGRSRPVITNTIRLLKLPLPVQRRVAAGVLSAGHARALLSLEDPEAQEELATRIVAEGLSVRATEEAVTLKKSEAPAKPKAAPRKPLQAPGLQDLANRLSDTFDTRVKVDLGRRKGRIVVEFGSIDDLERIVAIMEPNRANRAVRTDEE, encoded by the coding sequence ATGACCGAGCGCAGGGGTGGACTGGGGCGCGGCCTGGCCGCGCTGATCCCGACCGGGCCGCCGGCGGGCGAGAGCGCCGCTTCGTCGCGTCCGGAGACACCGCCGCGTAACGGCGACAAGGACTGGTTCACCGCCAACAGCGAGGTCGTACCGGGCGGTGAGGTGGCAGGCGCCGTCTACCGCGAGATCCCGACCAGCGCGGTCAAACCGAACCCCAGGCAGCCACGGCAGGTCTTCGACGAGGACGCGCTAGCCGAGCTGGAGCACTCCATCCGTGAGTTCGGCCTCATGCAGCCGATCGTGGTGCGGGAGCTGGGCAACGGCGAGTACGAGCTCGTCATGGGCGAGCGCCGTCTGCGTGCCTCGCAGCGGGCCGAGCTCGAGTACATCCCGGCCATCGTGCGGCAGACCGCCGACGAGGCGATGCTGCGTGACGCCTTGCTGGAGAACATCCACCGCGTCCAGCTGAACCCGCTCGAAGAGGCGGCCGCCTACCAGCAGCTCCTCGACGAGTTCGAGGTGACGCACGAGGAGCTGGCCTCGCGGATCGGTCGCAGCCGGCCGGTCATCACCAACACCATCCGCTTGCTCAAGCTCCCCCTCCCCGTGCAGCGCCGCGTCGCGGCTGGGGTGTTGTCGGCCGGACACGCCCGCGCATTGCTCTCGCTGGAGGACCCCGAGGCGCAGGAGGAGCTCGCCACGCGGATCGTGGCCGAAGGTCTGTCGGTCCGGGCGACCGAGGAGGCGGTGACCCTCAAGAAGAGCGAGGCGCCGGCGAAGCCGAAGGCCGCTCCCCGCAAGCCGTTGCAGGCTCCCGGTCTGCAGGATCTGGCGAACCGGCTGTCGGACACCTTCGACACGCGGGTCAAGGTCGACCTCGGCCGTCGCAAGGGGCGCATCGTCGTCGAGTTCGGCTCGATCGACGACCTGGAGCGCATCGTGGCGATCATGGAACCGAATCGGGCAAATCGGGCGGTCAGAACCGATGAGGAATGA
- a CDS encoding D-alanine--D-alanine ligase: MVMPTVAVLAGGLSHERDVSLRSGRRLSAALREQGLTVEEWDTDASLLDRLRSDRPDAAVVALHGGQGENGSVQTVLEMLRVPYVGTSSHGCRRAWDKPTAKAVLSAAGYATPDWVVLPHSTFRELGAQGVLDAIVDHLGLPLILKPDQGGSALGAQVVRDAAELPAAMVGCFAYGETVLAERLVEGVEVAVAVVERDGEPEALPAVEIVPESGVYDYTSRYTAGLTDFFAPARLGEESAKAVGELAVAAHRLLGLRDISRTDAIVCADGTVQFLEVNSSPGLTETSTVPMAIETAGTSLGEVFADLVARAIRRSA; this comes from the coding sequence GTGGTTATGCCGACCGTCGCCGTTCTCGCGGGCGGGCTTTCGCATGAGCGCGATGTCTCGCTGCGGTCCGGCCGCAGGCTGTCCGCCGCGCTGCGGGAGCAGGGCCTGACCGTCGAGGAGTGGGACACCGACGCGAGCCTGCTCGACCGGTTGCGCTCCGACCGGCCCGACGCGGCCGTCGTGGCGCTGCACGGCGGCCAGGGTGAGAACGGGTCGGTGCAGACCGTTCTGGAGATGCTGCGGGTGCCGTACGTGGGCACCAGCTCACACGGGTGCCGCCGGGCGTGGGACAAGCCGACCGCGAAGGCCGTGTTGTCCGCCGCCGGGTACGCGACACCGGACTGGGTCGTGCTGCCGCACAGCACGTTCCGCGAGCTGGGCGCGCAGGGCGTGCTGGACGCGATCGTCGACCACCTGGGCCTGCCACTGATCCTCAAGCCCGACCAAGGCGGATCGGCGCTGGGCGCCCAGGTCGTGCGGGACGCCGCCGAGCTCCCGGCCGCGATGGTCGGGTGCTTCGCCTACGGCGAGACCGTGCTGGCCGAACGGCTCGTCGAAGGTGTAGAGGTGGCGGTCGCGGTCGTCGAGCGGGACGGCGAGCCGGAGGCCCTGCCGGCGGTCGAGATCGTGCCGGAGAGCGGGGTCTACGACTACACCTCGCGCTACACCGCCGGGCTGACCGACTTCTTCGCCCCGGCCCGGCTGGGGGAGGAGTCCGCGAAGGCGGTCGGTGAGCTGGCCGTCGCCGCGCACCGGTTGCTCGGCCTGCGGGACATCTCCCGCACGGACGCGATCGTGTGCGCCGACGGCACCGTCCAGTTCCTGGAGGTGAACTCCTCGCCGGGATTGACCGAGACCTCGACGGTGCCGATGGCGATCGAGACCGCCGGCACGTCGTTGGGTGAGGTCTTCGCCGATCTCGTCGCACGAGCGATCCGACGGTCCGCCTAG
- a CDS encoding PLP-dependent aminotransferase family protein yields the protein MTTNPPEHTGRRDLDPHLARYAARTAGMTASEIRALFAVASRPEVVSLAGGMPNLAALPLDSLSTQVGEIIAEDGLVALQYGSAQGMPVLREQICEVMAMEGIAAHSDDIVVTVGSQMGLDMVTRLFCDPGDVVLAEGPSYVGALGSFAAYQARVVHVVMDEAGLVPEALREALAAAERAGERVKFLYTIPNFHNPAGVTLAVERRAEILAICRAHGVLVVEDNPYGLLGFDGQTYPALRSLDPDNVVYLGSFSKTFASGLRVGWVLAPHAVREKMVLAAESATLCPPTFNQMIVSRYLATHDWKGQIKTFRENYRERRDAMLSALEQYLPPGCSWTNPDGGFYVWVTVPEGVDTKAMLPRAVTARVAYASGTGFYADGFGSRQMRLSYCYPTPERIKEGVRRLAAVLESEMDLMRTFGNVHMRAIPGPETPSPDTA from the coding sequence ATGACGACGAACCCACCCGAGCACACCGGCCGCCGCGACCTCGATCCCCACCTCGCCCGTTACGCCGCCCGCACGGCCGGCATGACGGCGTCGGAGATCCGAGCTCTCTTCGCGGTCGCCAGCCGGCCCGAGGTGGTTTCGCTCGCCGGTGGGATGCCGAACCTCGCCGCGCTTCCGCTGGACAGCCTGTCCACGCAGGTCGGCGAGATCATCGCGGAGGACGGCCTGGTCGCCCTCCAGTACGGCTCCGCGCAGGGCATGCCGGTGCTGCGGGAGCAGATCTGCGAGGTCATGGCGATGGAGGGCATCGCCGCGCACTCCGACGACATCGTGGTGACCGTCGGCTCGCAGATGGGCCTCGACATGGTCACCCGGCTGTTCTGCGACCCGGGTGACGTCGTGCTGGCCGAGGGACCCTCCTACGTGGGGGCGCTCGGCTCGTTCGCCGCCTACCAGGCCAGGGTCGTGCACGTCGTGATGGACGAGGCGGGGCTGGTGCCGGAGGCGCTGCGGGAGGCCCTCGCCGCCGCCGAGCGCGCCGGTGAGCGCGTCAAGTTTCTCTACACGATCCCGAACTTCCACAACCCGGCCGGCGTGACGCTCGCGGTGGAGCGCCGGGCCGAGATCCTCGCGATCTGCCGCGCGCACGGTGTGCTGGTCGTCGAGGACAACCCGTACGGGTTGCTCGGTTTCGACGGCCAGACCTACCCGGCGCTGCGCTCGCTGGATCCGGACAACGTGGTGTACCTGGGCTCGTTCTCCAAGACGTTCGCCTCCGGGCTGCGGGTCGGCTGGGTCCTGGCCCCGCACGCGGTGCGCGAGAAGATGGTGCTGGCCGCGGAGTCGGCCACGCTGTGCCCGCCGACCTTCAACCAGATGATCGTGTCGCGGTACCTCGCCACGCACGACTGGAAGGGCCAGATCAAGACCTTCCGCGAGAACTACCGGGAGCGGCGGGACGCGATGCTGTCCGCCCTCGAGCAGTACCTTCCGCCGGGGTGCAGCTGGACGAACCCGGACGGCGGGTTCTACGTCTGGGTGACGGTGCCTGAGGGCGTGGATACCAAGGCCATGCTGCCGCGCGCGGTCACCGCCCGGGTTGCCTACGCGTCCGGAACCGGTTTCTACGCGGACGGGTTCGGCAGCAGGCAGATGCGGCTGTCGTACTGCTACCCGACGCCGGAGCGGATCAAGGAGGGCGTGCGGCGCCTCGCCGCCGTGCTCGAGTCCGAAATGGACCTGATGCGGACGTTCGGTAACGTGCACATGCGCGCGATCCCAGGGCCGGAGACTCCGTCGCCGGACACCGCCTGA
- a CDS encoding GNAT family N-acetyltransferase: protein MSRRVVGVTLDNLEHLPKHCRRCVYWELAPHLRAQAEEFGQTEVEKEAWVSSVLLEWGSCGRIIYSDSLPVGFVLYAPPNLVPRSIAFPTSPPSADAVLLTSFQVLPEFRGGGLGRTLVQAVAKDMTRRGVRAIEAFGDARPDDADNELLGHTCVVPADFLSAVGFKTVRPHPKWPRLRLEIRSALSWKEDVEAALERLLGQVSITTAEPSAARA, encoded by the coding sequence GTGTCGCGTCGAGTCGTGGGCGTCACCCTCGACAACCTGGAACACCTGCCCAAGCACTGCCGCCGGTGCGTGTACTGGGAGCTCGCGCCGCACCTGCGGGCGCAGGCGGAGGAGTTCGGCCAGACCGAGGTCGAGAAGGAGGCCTGGGTCTCCTCGGTGTTGCTGGAGTGGGGTTCCTGCGGCCGGATCATCTACAGCGACTCGCTGCCCGTCGGATTCGTGCTCTACGCGCCGCCGAACCTGGTGCCGCGCTCGATCGCGTTCCCCACGTCCCCGCCGAGCGCCGACGCCGTGCTGCTGACGAGTTTCCAGGTGCTGCCGGAATTCCGTGGCGGCGGGCTGGGCCGCACCCTGGTGCAGGCGGTCGCCAAGGACATGACGCGCCGCGGTGTGCGTGCGATCGAGGCGTTCGGCGATGCGCGGCCGGACGATGCGGACAACGAGCTGCTGGGGCACACCTGCGTGGTGCCCGCCGACTTCCTCAGCGCGGTCGGCTTCAAGACCGTGCGGCCGCACCCGAAGTGGCCGCGGCTGCGATTGGAGATCCGCTCGGCGTTGTCCTGGAAGGAAGACGTCGAGGCCGCCCTCGAACGGCTCCTGGGCCAGGTGAGCATCACCACGGCGGAGCCGAGCGCGGCCCGCGCCTAG
- a CDS encoding N-acetylmuramoyl-L-alanine amidase gives MRVLRRGDVGDDVAEIRSMLASIGLLRPDAGNLFDHEVERAVRGFQQRRGLLIDGVVGSATYHVLRGATFHLGSRPLAYLISAPVHGDDVFALQDRLTELGYDAGRPDGVFGPKTEQALRSFQRDYGLVIDGICGPATVRALRQLSPRARGGRPVLLREQEQVRQSGPRLRGKRIVIDPGHGGADPGVEIAGLREADVVWDLARRLEGRMKATGMEALISRGPDNGPAESERAAFANNAGADLFLSLHCDRNSSPHAQGVASFHFGNGLGTTSTVGELLAGYLQREVAARTGLLDCRTHAKTWDILRLTRCPAVRMEIGYLSNPGDRAKLSDPAFRDIVAEGILIAVKRLYLLGEGDQPTGTFTFADVLAHELAKAE, from the coding sequence ATGCGGGTGCTCCGCCGCGGTGATGTCGGGGACGACGTCGCTGAGATCAGGTCGATGCTGGCCTCGATCGGCCTGCTCCGGCCGGACGCCGGCAACCTGTTCGACCACGAGGTCGAACGGGCCGTTCGTGGTTTCCAGCAGCGGCGCGGCCTGCTCATCGACGGCGTCGTCGGGTCGGCCACCTACCACGTCCTGCGTGGCGCGACCTTCCACCTGGGCAGCCGGCCGCTGGCCTACCTGATCTCCGCGCCGGTGCACGGCGACGACGTGTTCGCGCTCCAGGACCGGCTCACCGAACTGGGCTACGACGCGGGCCGTCCGGACGGTGTGTTCGGCCCGAAGACCGAGCAGGCGCTGCGCAGCTTCCAGCGCGACTATGGCCTGGTCATCGACGGTATTTGCGGCCCGGCGACGGTCCGCGCCCTGCGGCAGCTCTCCCCGCGTGCCCGGGGTGGGCGGCCGGTGCTGCTGCGTGAGCAGGAGCAGGTCCGCCAGTCCGGTCCGCGGCTACGCGGCAAGCGGATCGTCATCGACCCCGGTCACGGCGGTGCCGACCCGGGCGTCGAGATCGCCGGGCTGCGGGAGGCCGACGTCGTGTGGGACCTGGCGCGCCGGCTCGAGGGCCGGATGAAGGCCACCGGTATGGAGGCCCTGATTTCGCGCGGTCCGGACAACGGCCCGGCCGAGTCCGAGCGGGCCGCGTTCGCCAACAACGCGGGTGCCGACCTGTTCCTGTCGCTGCACTGCGACCGCAACTCCTCGCCGCACGCGCAGGGTGTGGCGTCGTTCCACTTCGGCAACGGCCTGGGCACCACGTCCACCGTGGGTGAGCTGCTGGCCGGCTACCTGCAGCGTGAGGTGGCTGCCCGCACCGGTCTGCTGGACTGCCGGACGCACGCGAAGACGTGGGACATCCTGCGGCTGACGCGGTGCCCGGCGGTGCGGATGGAGATCGGCTATCTGAGCAATCCGGGCGACCGCGCGAAGCTGTCCGACCCGGCGTTCCGCGACATCGTGGCCGAGGGCATCCTGATCGCGGTGAAGCGGCTGTACCTGCTCGGTGAGGGCGATCAGCCCACCGGGACGTTCACCTTCGCCGACGTGCTCGCGCACGAGCTCGCCAAGGCCGAATAG
- the trxA gene encoding thioredoxin — MSDTVKVTDQSFADDVLTSDKPVLVDFWATWCGPCKMVAPVLEEIAAEHKDKLTVAKLDIDENPGTARDYQVMSIPTLILFQGGKPVKQIVGAKPKAALLSDLSDVIA; from the coding sequence ATGTCCGACACCGTCAAGGTGACCGACCAGTCCTTCGCCGACGACGTCCTGACCAGCGACAAGCCGGTTCTGGTGGACTTCTGGGCGACCTGGTGCGGGCCGTGCAAGATGGTCGCCCCGGTGCTCGAGGAGATCGCCGCCGAGCACAAGGACAAGCTGACCGTCGCCAAGCTCGACATCGACGAGAACCCCGGTACCGCCCGCGACTACCAGGTCATGTCGATCCCGACGCTGATCCTGTTCCAGGGCGGCAAGCCGGTGAAGCAGATCGTGGGCGCCAAGCCGAAGGCCGCGCTGCTCTCGGATCTGTCCGACGTAATCGCCTGA
- the trxB gene encoding thioredoxin-disulfide reductase codes for MAAENVRNLIIVGSGPAGYTAAVYAARAQLEPLVFEGSQFGGALMTTTEVENYPGFRDGIQGPDLMEEMRKQAERFGAELRAEDVEKLELDGDVKYVTAHGTRYAAKAVILAMGSAPRYLNVPGEQELLGRGVSACATCDGFFFRDQDIAVLGGGDSAMEEATFLTRFARSVTIVHRREDFRASKIMLERARANEKIKWALNKQVVQVIGDTTVAGLKLRDTVTGEESVLDVTGFFVAIGHDPRSELVKGQIDLDAEGYVLTKGRSSYTNLPGVFAAGDLVDHTYRQAITAAGSGCSAAIDAERWLAEHAGTENAEVAPELVGGGYGPAI; via the coding sequence GTGGCAGCGGAAAACGTTCGGAACCTCATCATCGTGGGGTCGGGTCCGGCCGGGTACACGGCCGCGGTGTACGCAGCGCGTGCCCAGCTGGAACCGCTCGTGTTCGAGGGTTCCCAGTTCGGCGGCGCGCTGATGACCACCACCGAGGTCGAGAACTACCCCGGTTTCCGGGACGGCATCCAGGGCCCGGATCTGATGGAGGAGATGCGCAAGCAGGCCGAGCGCTTCGGCGCGGAGCTGCGGGCCGAGGACGTGGAGAAACTCGAGCTGGACGGTGACGTCAAGTACGTCACCGCGCACGGCACGCGATACGCGGCCAAGGCGGTCATCCTGGCCATGGGTTCGGCCCCGCGGTACCTGAACGTGCCCGGCGAGCAGGAACTGCTTGGCCGCGGCGTCTCGGCCTGTGCGACCTGTGACGGGTTCTTCTTCCGCGACCAGGACATCGCGGTGCTCGGCGGCGGCGACTCGGCGATGGAGGAGGCCACCTTCCTCACCAGGTTCGCCCGTTCGGTGACGATCGTGCACCGGCGCGAGGACTTCCGCGCCTCCAAGATCATGCTCGAGCGCGCCCGCGCCAACGAGAAGATCAAGTGGGCGCTCAACAAGCAGGTCGTCCAGGTCATCGGGGACACCACCGTGGCCGGCCTGAAGCTCCGGGACACCGTCACCGGCGAGGAGTCCGTGCTCGACGTCACCGGTTTCTTCGTGGCGATCGGCCACGACCCGCGCAGCGAGCTGGTCAAGGGCCAGATCGACCTCGACGCGGAGGGGTACGTCCTGACCAAGGGCCGCTCCTCCTACACCAACCTGCCGGGCGTGTTCGCCGCCGGTGACCTGGTCGACCACACCTACCGGCAGGCCATCACCGCCGCCGGCTCCGGCTGCTCCGCCGCCATCGACGCCGAGCGCTGGCTGGCCGAACACGCCGGCACCGAGAACGCCGAAGTCGCGCCCGAGCTCGTGGGCGGCGGCTACGGCCCCGCGATCTGA
- the sigM gene encoding RNA polymerase sigma factor SigM, which translates to MTAAAPTDADLLAAHASGDPHAFTELVRRHRDRMWAVALRTLRDPEEASDALQEAFISAFRAAANFRAESQVTTWLHRIVVNACLDRIRRRQARPTVPLPETGVQEPATPRDSMADRETRLVIKDALAQLPEEQRLPIVLVDVEGYSVSETARMLGIAEGTVKSRCARGRAKLAKVLGHLRNPDAPAGVPTSESKRERGRPGAQREREGR; encoded by the coding sequence GTGACCGCAGCTGCACCAACGGACGCCGACCTCCTCGCGGCGCACGCGTCGGGCGATCCGCACGCGTTCACCGAACTGGTCCGCCGGCATCGGGACCGCATGTGGGCCGTGGCCCTGCGCACCCTGCGCGACCCCGAGGAAGCCTCCGACGCCCTGCAGGAAGCCTTCATCTCCGCCTTCCGCGCGGCGGCGAACTTCCGCGCGGAGTCGCAGGTCACCACCTGGTTGCACCGGATCGTGGTGAACGCGTGCCTGGACCGGATCCGGCGCAGGCAGGCCCGCCCGACGGTGCCCCTGCCGGAGACCGGGGTGCAGGAGCCGGCGACGCCGCGCGACTCGATGGCCGACCGGGAGACCCGGCTGGTCATCAAGGATGCACTGGCCCAGCTCCCGGAGGAGCAGCGGTTGCCGATCGTGCTGGTGGACGTGGAGGGGTACTCGGTGAGCGAGACCGCCCGGATGCTGGGCATCGCCGAGGGCACCGTGAAGAGCCGTTGCGCGCGGGGCCGCGCCAAACTCGCCAAAGTTCTCGGTCACCTCCGGAACCCGGATGCACCGGCAGGCGTCCCAACTTCCGAAAGCAAACGGGAGCGCGGCCGGCCTGGGGCACAGCGCGAGAGGGAGGGACGATGA
- a CDS encoding protein kinase family protein, translating to MNEKRSEQSGPTRTGVRARGGSLAPGSVVGDGRYRLLAQFGIDERAGAHLWRARDGQLRRDVALTLLVGDPADAEAARQARKTLERATHAAKFNHEAVARVLDVLTLGSGITSGEGLLGVVVTEWTKGTDLIDLVADRPVQPLAAARMVQRLAEAVERAHHSGLVLGLDHPQRLRLTTDGSLRLAFPGPLPDATLRDDVKAIGGILYLLLTGRWPLPGGPAAIPAAPHSPNGRLVPPRSLQPSVPQELSSLAVRTVEDGGPGGIRTSAAIVRALEMAAEAEERTQLIKAQMEADGDNTIWTTKKPVKDRARRRKLALGVTVLVVAAVGILAWLGMLAISFFQDDPGTGGPPINVANPTTPVSAPAGSSSVAPPPSGGQAQIGAAVGPSSVTVYNPDGNGDNTSRARNTVDGDPGTIWRTDQYRQQFPAIKEGVGLLASFDKPINLAKVTIAANSPGTTVEIRLASSRDPELADTRVVGTATLNGATTDITLAQPQQAQYVIVWITKLSDTDKGFQSQIGELTFLPAQ from the coding sequence GTGAACGAGAAGCGGAGCGAGCAGTCCGGTCCGACCCGGACGGGCGTCCGCGCGCGGGGAGGCTCCCTCGCGCCGGGCAGCGTCGTCGGGGACGGCCGGTACCGGTTGCTCGCCCAGTTCGGCATCGACGAGCGGGCGGGCGCCCACCTGTGGCGTGCGCGGGACGGCCAGCTGCGGCGGGACGTCGCGCTGACGCTGCTCGTCGGCGACCCCGCGGACGCCGAAGCCGCACGTCAGGCGCGCAAGACGCTGGAAAGGGCCACGCACGCCGCGAAGTTCAACCACGAAGCGGTCGCCCGCGTGCTCGACGTGCTCACGCTCGGCAGCGGCATCACCTCGGGTGAGGGCCTGCTGGGTGTGGTGGTCACCGAGTGGACCAAGGGCACGGACCTGATCGACCTGGTCGCCGACCGGCCGGTCCAGCCGCTCGCCGCGGCCCGGATGGTCCAGCGGCTGGCCGAGGCGGTCGAACGGGCCCACCACTCGGGCCTCGTGCTCGGCCTGGACCACCCGCAGCGCCTCCGGCTGACCACCGACGGCTCGCTGCGTCTGGCGTTCCCCGGCCCGCTGCCGGACGCGACGCTGCGTGACGACGTGAAAGCCATCGGCGGCATCCTGTACCTGTTGCTCACCGGCCGGTGGCCACTGCCGGGCGGGCCGGCCGCGATCCCGGCGGCGCCGCACTCGCCGAACGGGCGGCTCGTGCCGCCGCGGTCGCTCCAGCCATCGGTGCCGCAGGAACTGTCGTCGCTGGCCGTGCGCACGGTCGAGGACGGCGGCCCCGGTGGCATCCGCACCAGCGCCGCGATCGTGCGTGCGCTGGAGATGGCGGCCGAGGCCGAGGAGCGCACACAGCTGATCAAGGCCCAGATGGAGGCCGACGGCGACAACACGATCTGGACGACGAAGAAGCCGGTGAAGGACCGGGCGCGCCGCCGCAAGCTCGCGCTCGGGGTCACCGTCCTGGTCGTCGCCGCGGTCGGCATCCTCGCCTGGCTCGGCATGCTCGCGATCAGCTTCTTCCAGGACGACCCGGGCACGGGCGGCCCGCCGATCAACGTGGCGAACCCGACCACGCCGGTGTCCGCGCCGGCCGGTTCGTCCTCCGTGGCACCCCCGCCGAGCGGCGGGCAGGCGCAGATCGGTGCGGCGGTCGGGCCGTCGAGCGTCACGGTCTACAACCCGGACGGCAACGGCGACAACACCAGCCGCGCCCGCAACACTGTGGACGGCGACCCGGGCACCATCTGGCGCACCGACCAGTACCGGCAGCAGTTCCCGGCCATCAAGGAGGGTGTCGGCCTGCTCGCGAGCTTCGACAAGCCGATCAACCTGGCCAAGGTCACGATCGCCGCGAACAGCCCGGGCACGACCGTCGAGATCCGCCTCGCCAGCTCGCGTGACCCCGAGCTGGCCGATACGCGGGTGGTCGGCACGGCAACGCTGAACGGGGCCACCACCGACATCACCCTGGCGCAGCCCCAGCAGGCGCAATACGTGATCGTCTGGATCACGAAGCTGAGCGACACGGACAAGGGCTTCCAGTCCCAGATCGGCGAGTTGACGTTCCTGCCCGCCCAGTAG
- the murJ gene encoding murein biosynthesis integral membrane protein MurJ, giving the protein MPFGAPPLPPNDPDATLLIPRISGVQGSNRWPVADPDVLRPYDALATRMMPRISAPPSTSFGEGPGLDATGFHAPVEAPEKPAAPSLAKSSSRIAIASLISRITGFLWKILLVWAVGTGVVNDSFNIANTLPNIVFELLLGGVLSSVVVPLLVRSQDDKDGGLAYTQRMLTVAFVLLVIGTVIAVAAAPWLTSLYLDGSPGKTSPELTTAFARLLLPEILFYGLFALLSAVLNAKQVFGPPAWAPVVNNLVVIVTLAVFMLTPGKITYDPVEMGQPKLLLLGIGVTLGIVVQAVMLVPPLLRSGFRFKWRWGIDKRMKEFGGLALWILGYVAVSQIGFTVNTRVLTTGDPGGVTIYSNAWLLFQLPYGVIGVSLLTAIMPRLSRNAADGDTRKVVADLSYASRISTVMLVPIAAVMSVIGTSVGVALFSGGQNTTADASRLGEALAISAFGLLPYALVMLQLRVFYAMKDARTPTLIMVVMTLVKIPLLYLCPVLLSDQNIVLGAMMVNSLTFVVGAIMGQVWLWVSLGNLRSRRVLGVILFTLVASVLGVAAAVAVGWIVPDFGPRPTAWIKLILQGVVGLGVSFGVLALLKVDELAPATKRITRLIKRG; this is encoded by the coding sequence ATGCCGTTCGGGGCGCCGCCGCTGCCGCCGAACGACCCCGACGCGACGCTGCTGATCCCGCGGATCAGCGGCGTGCAGGGCAGCAACCGCTGGCCGGTGGCCGACCCGGACGTGCTGCGCCCCTACGACGCGCTCGCGACGCGGATGATGCCGCGCATCTCGGCTCCGCCGTCGACCTCGTTCGGCGAGGGGCCGGGCCTGGACGCGACCGGGTTCCACGCACCGGTCGAGGCGCCGGAGAAGCCGGCCGCGCCGTCGCTGGCGAAGTCCAGTAGCCGGATCGCGATCGCGTCCCTGATCAGCCGGATCACCGGGTTCCTCTGGAAGATCCTGCTGGTGTGGGCCGTGGGCACCGGCGTGGTCAACGACTCGTTCAACATCGCCAACACGCTGCCCAACATCGTCTTCGAGCTGCTGCTGGGTGGCGTGCTCAGCAGTGTTGTGGTGCCGCTGCTGGTCCGGTCGCAGGACGACAAGGACGGCGGCCTGGCCTACACGCAGCGCATGCTGACGGTCGCGTTCGTGCTGCTCGTGATCGGCACGGTGATCGCGGTGGCGGCCGCGCCGTGGCTGACCTCGCTGTACCTGGACGGTTCGCCGGGCAAGACCAGTCCCGAGCTGACGACGGCGTTCGCCCGGCTACTGCTGCCGGAGATCCTGTTCTACGGCCTGTTCGCGCTGCTGTCGGCGGTCCTCAACGCCAAGCAGGTCTTCGGGCCGCCGGCGTGGGCACCGGTCGTGAACAACCTCGTGGTCATCGTGACGCTGGCGGTGTTCATGCTCACCCCGGGGAAGATCACCTATGACCCGGTGGAGATGGGCCAGCCGAAGCTGCTGCTGCTGGGCATCGGCGTGACGCTGGGCATCGTGGTGCAGGCGGTGATGCTGGTGCCGCCGCTGCTGCGCAGCGGGTTCCGGTTCAAGTGGCGCTGGGGCATCGACAAGCGCATGAAGGAGTTCGGCGGGCTCGCGCTGTGGATCCTCGGGTACGTGGCGGTCAGCCAGATCGGCTTCACCGTCAACACCCGGGTGCTGACCACCGGTGACCCGGGTGGCGTGACGATCTATTCGAACGCGTGGCTGCTCTTCCAGCTGCCCTACGGCGTGATCGGCGTCTCGCTGCTGACGGCGATCATGCCGCGGTTGTCGCGCAACGCCGCCGACGGGGACACCCGCAAGGTGGTCGCCGACCTGTCCTACGCCTCGCGCATCTCGACCGTGATGCTGGTGCCGATCGCGGCGGTCATGTCGGTGATCGGCACGTCGGTCGGTGTGGCGCTGTTCAGCGGCGGGCAGAACACGACCGCGGATGCCTCCCGGCTGGGCGAGGCGCTGGCCATCTCCGCGTTCGGCCTGCTGCCCTACGCGCTGGTCATGCTGCAGCTGCGGGTGTTCTACGCGATGAAGGACGCCCGCACCCCCACGTTGATCATGGTCGTGATGACCCTGGTCAAGATCCCGTTGTTGTACCTGTGCCCGGTGCTGCTGTCCGACCAGAACATCGTGCTCGGCGCGATGATGGTCAACTCGCTGACGTTCGTGGTCGGCGCGATCATGGGCCAGGTCTGGCTGTGGGTGAGCCTGGGCAACCTGCGCAGCAGGCGCGTGCTCGGCGTCATCCTGTTCACGTTGGTGGCGAGCGTGCTGGGGGTGGCGGCCGCCGTCGCGGTGGGCTGGATCGTGCCGGACTTCGGCCCGCGGCCGACCGCCTGGATCAAGCTGATCCTGCAGGGCGTGGTCGGTCTGGGCGTGTCGTTCGGCGTGCTCGCGCTGCTGAAGGTGGACGAGCTGGCACCGGCCACGAAGAGAATCACCCGTTTGATCAAGCGCGGGTAA